One window of the Herbiconiux sp. L3-i23 genome contains the following:
- a CDS encoding MDR family MFS transporter, whose product MTTTESAPFLLTKRRIWIIFSALIAGMLLSSLDQTIVSTAMPTIVGELGGVEHQVWITTAYLLATTIVMPVYGKFGDVLGRRNLFLIAIAIFTLASIGCAFAGDFWSFVVFRAMQGLGGGGLMILSQAIIADIVPASERGKYLGPLGGIFGLSAVGGPLLGGFFVDHLTWQWAFYINIPIGIAAFLVAVFALKLPSKKATQPIDLLGVVFLSAATTSLIFFTDFGGDKDYGWDSMVTWGWGLGLLVAAALFVFVESRAKDPIIPLSLFRSPIFVNATAIGLTLGIGMFAAIGFVPTFLQMSSGTSAAESGLLMLPMMVGLLGTSIASGILITRTGKYKLFPILGTLITAGAMIAMTTLSADTPVWLICVYLFVFGAGLGLIMQVVVLVVQNAVPAAQIGTATSTNNYFREVGAALGTAVFGTIFTTRLTENLTSVFTGAGASAADASNATATLDPATLNALPDEVRDGIVTAYADALAPVFWYLVPFIAVAFLLSLFLKQIPLSDVAGLVARGEAVGGEEAERLEAEQRAAAASKSAPSAPSTDAEREDARR is encoded by the coding sequence ATGACCACCACGGAATCCGCGCCCTTCCTGCTCACGAAGCGGCGCATCTGGATCATCTTCAGCGCGCTCATCGCCGGCATGCTGCTCTCGAGCCTCGACCAGACCATCGTCTCGACCGCCATGCCGACGATCGTCGGCGAGCTCGGCGGCGTCGAACACCAGGTGTGGATCACCACCGCCTACCTGCTCGCCACCACCATCGTCATGCCGGTCTACGGCAAGTTCGGTGACGTACTGGGGCGGCGCAACCTGTTCCTCATCGCCATCGCGATCTTCACCCTCGCCTCCATCGGATGCGCGTTCGCGGGCGACTTCTGGAGCTTCGTCGTCTTCCGCGCCATGCAGGGCCTCGGCGGCGGCGGCCTGATGATCCTGTCGCAGGCGATCATCGCCGACATCGTGCCCGCCTCGGAGCGCGGCAAGTACCTCGGACCGCTCGGCGGCATCTTCGGTCTCTCCGCCGTCGGCGGCCCCCTGCTCGGCGGCTTCTTCGTCGACCACCTGACCTGGCAGTGGGCGTTCTACATCAACATCCCGATCGGCATCGCCGCCTTCCTCGTCGCGGTGTTCGCGCTCAAACTGCCGAGCAAGAAGGCGACCCAGCCGATCGACCTCCTCGGCGTCGTCTTCCTCTCCGCCGCCACCACGTCGCTGATCTTCTTCACCGACTTCGGGGGCGACAAGGACTACGGCTGGGACTCGATGGTCACCTGGGGCTGGGGTCTCGGCCTGCTCGTCGCCGCGGCACTGTTCGTCTTCGTCGAGTCGCGCGCGAAGGACCCGATCATCCCGCTGTCGCTGTTCCGCAGCCCGATCTTCGTCAATGCGACCGCGATCGGACTCACCCTCGGCATCGGCATGTTCGCCGCGATCGGCTTCGTCCCGACGTTCCTCCAGATGTCGTCGGGCACCTCGGCGGCCGAGTCGGGCTTGCTGATGCTGCCGATGATGGTCGGACTGCTCGGCACGTCGATCGCGTCCGGCATCCTGATCACCCGCACCGGCAAGTACAAGCTGTTCCCGATCCTCGGCACGCTCATCACCGCCGGCGCGATGATCGCGATGACGACCCTGTCGGCGGACACCCCCGTGTGGCTCATCTGCGTGTACCTGTTCGTCTTCGGCGCGGGGCTCGGCCTCATCATGCAGGTCGTCGTCCTCGTCGTGCAGAACGCAGTCCCGGCCGCGCAGATCGGAACCGCGACGAGCACGAACAACTACTTCCGCGAGGTCGGGGCCGCGCTCGGCACCGCGGTGTTCGGCACGATCTTCACCACCCGCCTCACCGAGAACCTGACCAGCGTGTTCACCGGCGCCGGCGCCTCGGCGGCCGACGCGTCGAACGCGACGGCGACCCTCGACCCGGCGACCCTCAACGCGCTGCCCGACGAGGTGCGCGACGGCATCGTCACCGCGTACGCCGACGCGCTCGCCCCGGTGTTCTGGTACCTGGTGCCGTTCATCGCGGTCGCGTTCCTGCTGTCGTTGTTCCTCAAGCAGATCCCGCTCTCGGACGTGGCCGGCCTGGTCGCCCGCGGCGAGGCGGTCGGCGGCGAGGAGGCCGAGCGCCTCGAGGCCGAGCAGCGCGCCGCGGCGGCGTCGAAGTCCGCCCCGTCGGCGCCCTCGACTGACGCCGAGCGTGAGGACGCCCGCCGCTAA
- a CDS encoding MMPL family transporter: MAELLYRLGTFAAQRAWVVIVAWIVVLAVAVGGFLIGFKSLTNSFDIPGTASGEVTDELSEKLPDFSGASGTVVFSTEDGSELSDEQRAAISALVADGRDLDDVADIIDPFEAAAQQAEQTQQLTDGQAQIAAAVDQLEQGQTQLDAGLQQLEAGQAQLDAARAQLEGAGLPTTQLDAQQQTLDAQRAVITEQQAQIDSGRAEIEAQTTQLELGAQLADLASDIRIVSDDGSTAIVNVSFTEPRLELSEDAKQGVIDHFESEPIDGVEVGFSTEIAQGVPQIFGVGEAVGLVVAAVVLLVMLGSLLAASFPIITALVGVAVGVVGSLAFSGVVQMASVTPVLGVMLGLAVGIDYSLFIINRHRKQLLHGAEVRESIGLANGTAGNAVVFAGATVVVALLALNVTGVPFLGLMGTVGAACVAIAVLIAISLTPAILGMAGERVLSKRARARIGHDEHKHVDAVRPMPTVRAVATVLLSVVALLVVAIPALSMRLGLPDGGSEPEGSSSYQAFTITNEKFGEGTNGPLLVTADLPEGTDDDELLALQAEIGQAIYDEGDVVAVAPVATSDDNLLAAFQVVPAEGPNSVSTEQLVRDLRGLTVGDDIELGVAGQAAINIDISESLANVLPLYLTVVVGLSLLIMIVVFRSLLVPLIATGGFVLSLFATYGATVAVFQWGWGAEIIGLHSTGPILSFLPVILVGILFGLAMDYQLFLASGMREAYVHGASAREAVMQGFKAGRAVVIAAALIMVSVFGGFVFSESTIIRSIGFGLAFGVLLDAFVVRLLLMPALMHLLGRSAWWLPKWLDRIVPNVDVEGAALERRHHTPETPTTTV; encoded by the coding sequence ATGGCGGAACTGCTCTACCGGTTGGGCACATTTGCGGCGCAACGGGCGTGGGTGGTGATCGTCGCGTGGATCGTCGTCCTCGCGGTCGCGGTCGGTGGCTTCCTCATCGGCTTCAAGTCGCTCACCAACAGCTTCGACATCCCGGGCACCGCGTCCGGTGAGGTGACCGACGAGCTCTCCGAGAAGCTGCCCGACTTCAGCGGCGCCTCCGGCACGGTCGTCTTCAGCACCGAGGACGGGTCCGAACTCTCCGACGAGCAGCGCGCCGCCATCAGCGCCCTCGTCGCCGACGGGCGCGACCTCGACGACGTCGCCGACATCATCGACCCCTTCGAGGCAGCCGCCCAGCAGGCGGAGCAAACGCAGCAGCTCACGGACGGGCAGGCGCAGATCGCCGCCGCCGTCGATCAGCTCGAACAGGGGCAGACGCAGCTCGACGCCGGGCTGCAGCAGCTCGAGGCCGGTCAGGCTCAGCTGGACGCGGCGCGAGCGCAGCTCGAGGGCGCGGGCCTGCCGACCACCCAGCTCGACGCGCAGCAGCAGACGCTCGACGCCCAGCGGGCGGTCATCACCGAGCAGCAGGCGCAGATCGACAGCGGCCGGGCCGAGATCGAAGCGCAGACGACTCAGCTCGAGCTCGGTGCCCAGCTCGCCGACCTCGCATCCGACATCCGGATCGTGTCCGACGACGGCTCGACCGCCATCGTCAACGTATCGTTCACCGAGCCCCGCCTCGAGCTCTCGGAGGATGCGAAGCAGGGCGTCATCGACCACTTCGAGTCCGAGCCGATCGACGGTGTCGAGGTCGGCTTCTCGACCGAGATCGCCCAGGGCGTCCCGCAGATCTTCGGAGTCGGCGAGGCCGTTGGCCTGGTCGTCGCGGCCGTCGTGCTGCTCGTCATGCTCGGATCGCTGCTCGCCGCCTCGTTCCCGATCATCACCGCGCTCGTCGGCGTCGCCGTCGGTGTGGTCGGCTCGCTCGCCTTCTCGGGCGTCGTGCAGATGGCCTCGGTGACTCCGGTGCTCGGAGTCATGCTGGGTCTCGCTGTGGGTATCGACTACTCGCTGTTCATCATCAACCGGCACCGCAAGCAGCTCCTTCACGGGGCCGAGGTGCGTGAGTCGATCGGACTCGCGAACGGCACGGCCGGCAACGCAGTCGTCTTCGCCGGAGCTACCGTCGTCGTCGCACTGCTCGCGCTCAACGTGACCGGGGTTCCGTTCCTCGGCCTGATGGGCACCGTCGGCGCCGCGTGCGTCGCGATCGCGGTCCTCATCGCCATCTCGTTGACCCCCGCGATCCTCGGCATGGCGGGGGAGCGTGTGCTCAGCAAGCGTGCCCGCGCCCGCATCGGCCACGACGAGCACAAGCACGTCGACGCGGTGCGTCCGATGCCGACGGTGCGCGCCGTCGCGACCGTGCTGCTCAGCGTCGTCGCCCTGCTCGTCGTCGCCATCCCCGCGCTGTCCATGCGACTCGGACTGCCCGACGGCGGATCCGAGCCCGAGGGGTCGTCGTCGTACCAGGCGTTCACCATCACGAACGAGAAGTTCGGTGAGGGCACCAACGGTCCTCTCCTCGTCACCGCCGATCTGCCCGAGGGCACCGACGACGACGAGCTGCTCGCACTGCAGGCCGAGATCGGTCAGGCGATCTACGACGAGGGCGATGTCGTCGCCGTCGCGCCGGTCGCCACCTCCGACGACAACCTGCTCGCCGCGTTCCAGGTCGTACCCGCCGAAGGGCCGAACAGCGTCTCGACGGAGCAGCTCGTGCGCGACCTGCGCGGGCTGACCGTCGGCGACGACATCGAGCTCGGCGTCGCCGGTCAGGCGGCGATCAACATCGACATCTCGGAGAGCCTCGCCAACGTGCTGCCGCTCTACCTGACAGTCGTCGTCGGTCTGTCGCTGCTCATCATGATCGTCGTGTTCCGGTCACTGCTCGTGCCGCTGATCGCGACCGGCGGGTTCGTGTTGTCGCTGTTCGCGACCTATGGCGCCACCGTCGCCGTGTTCCAATGGGGGTGGGGTGCCGAGATCATCGGGCTGCACAGCACCGGGCCGATCCTGAGCTTCCTGCCCGTGATCCTCGTCGGCATCCTGTTCGGACTCGCGATGGACTACCAGCTGTTCCTCGCCTCCGGCATGCGCGAGGCGTACGTGCACGGTGCGAGCGCGCGCGAGGCGGTCATGCAGGGATTCAAGGCGGGACGTGCCGTCGTCATCGCCGCGGCCCTGATCATGGTGTCGGTGTTCGGCGGATTCGTGTTCTCGGAGTCGACGATCATCCGCTCGATCGGGTTCGGTCTCGCGTTCGGTGTTCTCCTCGACGCGTTCGTCGTCCGTCTGCTGCTGATGCCGGCGCTCATGCACCTGCTGGGCCGCTCCGCGTGGTGGCTGCCGAAGTGGCTGGACCGGATCGTCCCGAACGTCGACGTCGAGGGCGCCGCCCTGGAGCGCCGCCACCACACCCCGGAGACCCCGACCACGACGGTCTGA
- a CDS encoding TetR/AcrR family transcriptional regulator, giving the protein MSEHRQGPVRSEAARRAILEATARQFEAKGYDHLTMEGIAAAAGVGKQTIYRWWPSRGALVAECLISGQLLPDRFGLPDTGDLRADLVAWLGTIFEFAADPSGEAVVRSLVAAAAENVDVGRRLHESLGATQSLVARLQSAVDSGELRTDAPLPDIGDALVGAMLLRALSRTTAEPGVAERLVDVVLVGLIAPR; this is encoded by the coding sequence ATGTCCGAGCACCGCCAGGGTCCGGTCCGCAGCGAGGCGGCACGGCGCGCGATCCTCGAAGCGACCGCCCGCCAGTTCGAGGCGAAGGGCTACGACCACCTCACCATGGAGGGCATCGCCGCCGCTGCGGGGGTCGGAAAGCAGACCATCTACCGCTGGTGGCCTTCCCGCGGCGCGCTTGTCGCGGAATGCCTGATCTCAGGCCAGTTGCTGCCCGATCGTTTCGGCTTGCCGGACACCGGGGATCTGCGCGCGGACCTCGTCGCCTGGCTGGGAACGATCTTCGAGTTCGCCGCCGACCCGAGCGGGGAGGCGGTCGTCCGCTCGCTGGTCGCGGCGGCGGCCGAGAACGTCGACGTCGGCCGGCGACTGCACGAGAGCCTCGGCGCCACGCAGTCCCTCGTCGCCCGTCTCCAGTCCGCGGTCGATTCGGGCGAGTTGCGGACGGATGCCCCGCTCCCGGATATCGGCGACGCGTTGGTCGGCGCCATGCTGCTGCGTGCCCTCAGCCGCACGACGGCGGAACCGGGAGTCGCGGAACGCCTGGTCGACGTCGTCCTGGTCGGCCTCATCGCCCCCCGCTGA
- a CDS encoding 5'-3' exonuclease, with product MTDGRRMLLDTAALYFRAFYGVPDTVKAPDGTPVNAVRGLLDMIAKLVPEFRATELVACWDVDWRPQWRVDLIPTYKTHRVAEVVEAGSDIEVVPDPLTVQVPIIVETLTALGIPIVGKAEYEADDIIGTLAATATMPTDVVTGDRDLFQVVDDSRDVRVIYTARGMSKLEIVTDDVLKSKYGVSAAQYADFAAMRGDTSDGLPGVAGVGEKTAATLLAQYGDLDGIVAAADGGASSSMAPGVKAKIRAASDYLTRAPAVVAVARDLDLPEFDATIGLTDEGREKFAALTERWGLGESARRVLASLDR from the coding sequence ATGACCGACGGCCGCCGGATGCTGCTCGACACCGCAGCCCTCTACTTCCGCGCCTTCTACGGCGTGCCCGACACGGTGAAGGCTCCGGACGGGACGCCGGTGAACGCGGTGCGCGGGCTGCTCGACATGATCGCGAAGCTCGTGCCCGAGTTCCGGGCCACCGAGCTCGTCGCCTGCTGGGATGTCGACTGGCGCCCGCAGTGGCGGGTCGACCTGATCCCGACCTACAAGACCCATCGGGTCGCCGAGGTCGTCGAGGCGGGGTCGGATATCGAGGTCGTGCCGGACCCGCTGACGGTGCAGGTGCCGATCATCGTCGAGACGCTCACGGCGCTCGGCATCCCGATCGTCGGCAAGGCCGAGTACGAGGCCGACGACATCATCGGCACGCTCGCCGCCACGGCGACGATGCCGACCGATGTGGTCACGGGGGACCGCGACCTGTTCCAGGTCGTCGACGACTCCCGCGACGTACGCGTCATCTACACGGCGCGCGGTATGAGCAAGCTCGAGATCGTCACCGATGACGTGCTGAAGTCCAAGTACGGCGTCTCCGCGGCGCAATACGCCGATTTCGCCGCGATGCGCGGCGACACCTCGGACGGGCTTCCGGGTGTCGCCGGGGTGGGAGAGAAGACGGCGGCGACGCTGCTCGCGCAGTACGGCGACCTCGACGGCATCGTCGCTGCCGCCGACGGTGGGGCGTCGTCGTCGATGGCCCCGGGAGTGAAGGCGAAGATCCGCGCGGCGTCCGACTATCTCACCCGAGCTCCCGCGGTGGTGGCGGTGGCACGCGACCTCGACCTGCCGGAGTTCGACGCGACCATCGGCCTGACCGACGAGGGCCGCGAGAAGTTCGCGGCGTTGACGGAGCGCTGGGGCCTCGGCGAATCAGCCCGCCGAGTCCTCGCCAGCCTCGACCGCTGA
- the rlmN gene encoding 23S rRNA (adenine(2503)-C(2))-methyltransferase RlmN, whose translation MPSQSLPMPSRQVRPATEGWTQQKDDSGKPLLQFASPKRGKAPDHFADLTVEGRKARLVELGLPAFRAKQVATHYFAHYTSDPAKMTDLPAAGREELIAGLLPPLLTEVRRLKTDRGDTIKFLWKLHDGALVESVLMRYPGRITLCISSQAGCGMNCPFCATGQAGLTRNLSAAEIIDQIVRANAALANGELGGRRVSTRSARSTTEFERPDRVSNIVFMGMGEPLANYARVMHAVRTMVAPQPEGLGMSARHITVSTVGLVPAIRKLADEDIPVTFALSLHAPDDELRDELIPVNSRWKVDEALDAARNYFEKTGRRVSIEYALIKDMNDHAWRADLLAEKLNARGRGWVHVNPIPLNPTPGSIWTSSEEHVQDEFVRRLNAAGIPTTLRDTRGKEIDGACGQLAAAD comes from the coding sequence ATGCCTTCGCAGTCCCTCCCCATGCCCTCGCGCCAGGTGCGCCCGGCCACCGAGGGGTGGACCCAGCAGAAGGACGACAGCGGCAAGCCGTTGCTGCAGTTCGCCTCGCCGAAGCGCGGCAAGGCGCCCGACCACTTCGCCGACCTCACCGTCGAAGGCCGCAAGGCGCGTCTCGTCGAGCTCGGTCTCCCGGCGTTCCGCGCGAAGCAGGTCGCCACCCACTACTTCGCGCACTACACGAGCGACCCCGCGAAGATGACCGACCTCCCCGCGGCGGGGCGCGAAGAACTGATCGCCGGACTCCTCCCGCCGCTGCTCACCGAGGTGCGACGCCTGAAGACCGACCGGGGCGACACGATCAAGTTCCTCTGGAAGCTGCACGATGGCGCCCTCGTCGAGTCGGTGCTGATGCGCTACCCGGGCCGCATCACGCTCTGCATCTCGTCGCAAGCGGGCTGCGGGATGAACTGCCCCTTCTGCGCCACCGGGCAGGCGGGCCTCACCCGCAACCTGTCGGCGGCCGAGATCATCGACCAGATCGTCCGCGCGAACGCGGCGCTCGCGAACGGCGAGCTCGGCGGCCGGCGCGTTTCGACTCGCTCCGCTCGCTCAACGACCGAGTTCGAACGACCCGACCGTGTCAGCAACATCGTGTTCATGGGCATGGGGGAGCCGCTCGCGAACTACGCCCGCGTCATGCACGCGGTGCGCACCATGGTCGCTCCGCAGCCCGAGGGGCTCGGCATGAGCGCCCGCCACATCACCGTGTCGACCGTCGGACTTGTGCCGGCGATCCGCAAGCTCGCCGACGAGGACATCCCCGTCACCTTCGCGCTGTCGCTGCACGCACCCGACGACGAGCTGCGCGACGAGCTCATCCCCGTGAACTCCCGGTGGAAGGTCGACGAGGCGCTCGACGCCGCCCGCAACTACTTCGAGAAGACCGGGCGCCGCGTCTCGATCGAGTACGCGCTGATCAAGGACATGAACGACCACGCCTGGCGTGCGGACCTGCTCGCCGAGAAGCTCAACGCGCGCGGTCGCGGCTGGGTGCACGTCAACCCGATCCCGCTGAACCCGACGCCGGGGTCGATCTGGACGTCGTCGGAGGAGCACGTGCAGGACGAGTTCGTACGCCGCCTGAACGCCGCCGGCATCCCGACGACGCTCCGCGACACCCGCGGCAAGGAGATCGACGGCGCCTGCGGCCAACTCGCCGCCGCCGACTGA
- a CDS encoding aromatic acid exporter family protein, translated as MSSGWGRITALLRSLRRLAWRFSPGLPTSWSEAASVLRPNATQIARLTVAAVISYLVADWLYPGILDLTAPLTALLVVQASTVGTLQMGLVRVGAVLSGVLVAVVVTSYIGLSWWSLAAVIAASLILAKLLRLGDQTLEAPISAMLILAVSSPEVAAEVRVANTLIGTLVGVAFTLLVPVAIPNAQASDAVRRLARSQAALMDEIASTLGNRAPDPEEVGAWSQWLGSIGDETRDAVTAVEAARESRRFNPRALAAPTVHTGLRAALDRLERCYVAERAVIVMIGRDAVSSPEGEADPAEIELRRAFAVVLDDVAQGLRAFGDLIGAEFGGGRVAAADAALERTLEAVRESRAVLTEFMLFEVDVRGQHGLWMLRGSVLTALDQILAQLDLEQTDRPTAPWLARRGLSLPARRPAGASTRRGRASRGDDSGPAAPAPDPFGAQE; from the coding sequence GTGTCGTCGGGATGGGGCCGGATCACAGCGCTGCTCCGCAGCCTGCGTCGCCTCGCCTGGCGGTTCTCACCCGGCCTGCCGACGAGTTGGTCCGAGGCGGCATCGGTGCTGCGGCCGAACGCGACCCAGATCGCGCGCCTCACCGTGGCCGCCGTCATCTCGTACCTCGTGGCCGACTGGCTCTATCCCGGCATCCTCGACCTCACCGCGCCGCTCACGGCACTGCTCGTGGTGCAGGCGTCGACCGTCGGCACCCTGCAGATGGGGCTGGTGCGCGTCGGCGCCGTGCTGAGCGGGGTGCTCGTCGCCGTCGTCGTCACCAGCTACATCGGCCTGTCCTGGTGGAGTCTCGCTGCCGTCATCGCCGCATCGCTGATCCTCGCGAAGCTGCTGCGCCTCGGCGACCAGACGCTCGAGGCGCCGATCAGCGCGATGCTGATCCTCGCCGTGTCGTCACCCGAGGTCGCCGCCGAGGTACGCGTTGCGAACACCCTCATCGGCACCCTCGTCGGCGTCGCGTTCACCCTCCTGGTGCCCGTCGCGATCCCCAACGCCCAAGCAAGCGACGCGGTGCGCAGACTGGCGCGGTCGCAGGCGGCGCTGATGGACGAGATCGCCTCCACGCTCGGCAACCGCGCACCCGACCCCGAAGAGGTGGGGGCGTGGTCGCAGTGGCTCGGCAGCATCGGCGACGAGACCCGCGACGCGGTCACCGCTGTCGAGGCGGCACGCGAGAGTAGGCGGTTCAATCCCCGGGCGCTCGCCGCGCCCACCGTGCACACGGGCTTGCGCGCCGCGCTCGACCGGCTCGAGCGGTGCTACGTCGCCGAGCGGGCGGTCATCGTGATGATCGGACGCGACGCGGTGTCCAGTCCCGAGGGCGAGGCTGATCCGGCCGAGATCGAGCTGCGTCGCGCGTTCGCGGTGGTGCTCGACGACGTCGCCCAGGGCCTGCGGGCCTTCGGCGATCTCATCGGTGCCGAGTTCGGCGGGGGCCGGGTCGCCGCGGCCGACGCCGCTCTCGAGCGCACCCTCGAAGCGGTGCGCGAGAGCCGGGCGGTGCTGACCGAGTTCATGCTCTTCGAGGTCGATGTCCGCGGGCAGCATGGCCTCTGGATGCTGCGCGGCTCCGTGCTCACCGCCCTGGACCAGATCCTCGCTCAGCTCGACCTCGAGCAGACCGACCGCCCCACCGCACCCTGGCTGGCGCGACGCGGTCTGTCGTTGCCCGCCCGCCGCCCCGCCGGGGCGAGTACTCGGCGCGGTCGTGCGTCGCGCGGCGACGACAGCGGGCCTGCCGCCCCCGCCCCCGATCCGTTCGGAGCGCAGGAGTGA
- a CDS encoding sensor histidine kinase, with translation MTSTLPRPAERGAFRTDAALAAGFFVAYMLSCALYSMTGILGDLAPGWTWPVLGAATTLPLAWRRRYPNGVALVVAAGFIVGQLIVVPDLIINNIALFLAIYTVGAWTADRRRANLSRTLIVTAMAAWLFIAMFISATDPDSLEEFGFGGALTPLVAYSLINILINVLYFAAAWMFGERSWNAALASELLRARTRELEEERELTAAQAVALDRVRIARELHDVVAHHVSVMGVQAGAARVVLDSDPVAARRALESVEESARTAIQELRGLLTTLRSHDLDDDVDTSSASLDRLPELAELSSASGMPTSVNVIGEPRPLPAVTSVNLYRIAQEALTNARRHGPVGTEADVRLRYEDDGVELEITNSGARSLRAFRPGLGQLGMRERATASGGSIEIGPRDRGGWLVRVRVPDLRTAAAQPVPVR, from the coding sequence ATGACCTCGACGCTTCCGCGCCCGGCCGAGCGGGGCGCGTTCCGCACCGACGCCGCGCTGGCCGCCGGCTTCTTCGTCGCCTACATGCTGAGCTGCGCCCTCTATTCGATGACGGGCATCCTCGGCGATCTCGCGCCCGGATGGACATGGCCGGTGCTCGGCGCGGCCACGACGCTTCCGCTGGCCTGGCGCCGCCGTTACCCGAACGGCGTCGCGCTGGTCGTCGCGGCCGGCTTCATCGTCGGGCAGCTGATCGTCGTGCCCGACCTGATCATCAACAACATCGCCCTCTTCCTCGCCATCTACACGGTCGGGGCGTGGACGGCCGACCGGCGCCGCGCGAACCTGTCCCGCACCCTGATCGTGACAGCGATGGCGGCCTGGCTGTTCATCGCAATGTTCATCTCGGCGACCGATCCCGACTCGCTCGAGGAGTTCGGCTTCGGCGGCGCACTGACGCCGCTCGTCGCGTACTCGCTCATCAACATCCTCATCAACGTCCTCTACTTCGCCGCCGCGTGGATGTTCGGCGAGCGATCGTGGAACGCGGCCCTCGCCTCGGAGCTGCTGAGGGCGCGCACGAGGGAGCTCGAAGAGGAGCGCGAGCTGACCGCCGCGCAGGCGGTCGCACTCGACCGGGTGCGCATCGCCCGCGAACTGCACGATGTCGTCGCGCATCACGTGTCGGTGATGGGAGTGCAGGCCGGCGCCGCGCGGGTGGTGCTCGACTCCGACCCGGTCGCCGCGCGGCGGGCACTCGAGTCGGTCGAGGAGAGCGCCCGTACCGCGATCCAGGAGCTGCGCGGCCTGCTCACCACGCTCCGCTCGCACGACCTCGACGATGACGTCGACACCAGTTCCGCGTCGCTCGACCGCCTCCCCGAGTTGGCCGAGCTGTCGAGCGCGTCGGGGATGCCGACGAGCGTCAATGTCATCGGCGAGCCGCGTCCGCTGCCGGCGGTGACGTCGGTCAACCTCTACCGGATCGCGCAGGAGGCGCTCACCAACGCGCGCCGCCATGGTCCGGTCGGCACCGAGGCCGACGTGCGGCTCCGCTACGAGGACGACGGCGTCGAACTCGAGATCACGAATTCCGGGGCGCGCTCGCTGCGCGCCTTCCGGCCGGGACTCGGCCAGCTCGGCATGCGCGAGCGGGCGACGGCGTCGGGCGGCAGCATCGAGATCGGGCCGCGGGACCGCGGCGGCTGGCTCGTGCGAGTGCGGGTCCCCGATCTGCGCACCGCGGCCGCCCAGCCGGTGCCGGTCCGATGA
- a CDS encoding response regulator transcription factor encodes MSDGERRIRVAIVDDQPLVRSGFRMILGTMPDVEIVGEAGTGAQAVALAATARPDVMTMDVQMPDMDGLEATRRILGSSEAPAIIMVTTFDRDDYLFAALEAGASGFLLKNASPEQLAGAVRAVASGEALLSPEVTRRVISRFARGDAPTEAAVAPSASEPAPTATGSITIPETGETLTDREAEVLRLMADGRSNAEIGATLYIGEATVKTHVSRILQKIAVRDRIHAVVYAHRVGLVE; translated from the coding sequence ATGAGCGACGGCGAGCGCCGCATCCGGGTCGCGATCGTCGACGACCAACCGCTCGTGCGGTCCGGATTCCGCATGATCCTCGGCACGATGCCCGACGTCGAGATCGTCGGCGAGGCGGGCACCGGAGCCCAGGCGGTCGCGCTCGCGGCGACGGCGCGCCCCGACGTGATGACCATGGACGTGCAGATGCCCGACATGGACGGCCTCGAGGCGACGAGGCGCATCCTCGGCAGCTCCGAAGCACCCGCGATCATCATGGTCACCACCTTCGACCGCGACGACTATCTCTTCGCCGCGCTCGAGGCGGGAGCGAGCGGCTTCCTTCTGAAGAACGCGTCGCCGGAGCAGCTGGCCGGCGCGGTCCGTGCTGTCGCGTCGGGTGAGGCGCTGCTCTCCCCCGAGGTGACGCGGCGCGTGATCAGCCGCTTCGCGCGCGGCGACGCACCCACGGAAGCGGCCGTCGCCCCGTCCGCGTCCGAACCGGCCCCCACCGCGACGGGCAGCATCACCATCCCCGAGACCGGAGAGACCCTCACCGATCGCGAGGCCGAGGTGCTGCGGTTGATGGCCGATGGGCGCTCGAACGCCGAGATCGGCGCGACCCTCTACATCGGCGAGGCGACCGTCAAGACGCACGTGTCGCGCATCCTGCAGAAGATCGCCGTGCGCGACCGCATCCACGCCGTCGTGTACGCCCACCGGGTGGGTCTCGTCGAATAG